From the Leucobacter tenebrionis genome, one window contains:
- a CDS encoding YciI family protein, which produces MKYALLLMGHTADPACGEDGGASPEEFFAFDREITEAGVVVSSFALEDPEQGAIVSSDPEGERVVSSGPFAEVREFVGGAYIIDVADIDEAIEWARRSPASAPGGHVEIRPLAPY; this is translated from the coding sequence ATGAAATATGCACTACTGCTCATGGGCCACACGGCCGACCCCGCTTGCGGGGAGGACGGCGGCGCGAGCCCCGAGGAGTTCTTCGCCTTCGACCGGGAGATCACCGAAGCCGGCGTGGTCGTCAGCTCGTTCGCCCTCGAGGACCCCGAGCAGGGAGCCATCGTCAGCAGCGATCCGGAGGGTGAGCGAGTCGTGTCGTCGGGCCCCTTCGCCGAGGTGCGGGAGTTCGTCGGCGGCGCCTACATCATCGACGTCGCCGACATCGACGAGGCGATCGAGTGGGCGCGCAGAAGCCCCGCCTCCGCACCGGGCGGCCACGTCGAGATCCGCCCCCTCGCCCCCTATTGA